Proteins encoded in a region of the Phaenicophaeus curvirostris isolate KB17595 chromosome 1, BPBGC_Pcur_1.0, whole genome shotgun sequence genome:
- the SMIM11 gene encoding small integral membrane protein 11, translated as MVAFNWKALENFPLLMYILAAKTLILCLAFAGVKMYQSKKIEEKLKREREEKLKTEAEKKDD; from the exons ATGGTAGCATTTAACTGGAAG GCTTTGGAGAACTTCCCATTGCTGATGTacattttggcagctaaaacatTGATTCTTTGCTTAGCCTTTGCTGGAGTAAAAATGTACCAGAGcaaaaaaattgaagaaaaactgaagaggGAACGTGAAGAGAAattgaaaacagaagcagagaagaaggaTGATTGA